Within Nocardioides rotundus, the genomic segment CCGATGGCATCCACCAGCTCGGCGCCGGTGATGGACTTGGTGACATAGCCCCGCGCCCCGCCCCGGATCGTCCCGATCACGTCCTCGGCGGCATCGGAGACCGACAGCGCGAGGTAGCGCGTGTCGGCACCGCTGACCCGGCGCATCACCTCCGCGCCCCCGCCGCCGGGGAGGTGGACGTCGAGCAGCACGACGTCGGGCCGCTGCTCGCCGATCACCGCGACCGCCTGGTCCACGTCGGCGGCCTCGCCGACCACGTCCACCGCCTGGCCGATCTCGGACCGGACCCCGGCCCGGAACATCGCGTGGTCGTCCACGAGCACGACCCGGATGCTGCCGCGGGGCTCGCTCTGGCTCATCTCACTCCTCCTCCAGCGGCAGGGACACCCGGACCTCGGTGCCCTCACCCGGCGTCGATCGCACCTGTGCGCTGCCGCCGTGCCGGTCCATCCGGTCCACGATGGAGCCTCGCACGCCCTGACGGTCCTCGGCGACCGAGGCGGGGTCGAAGCCTCTCCCCCGGTCCCGGACGAAGACCTCGACCAGCCGAGGCGTCGCCTCGGCGTACACGTCGACCCGTGCGACCCCGGCGTGCTTGGCGGCGTTGACGATCGCCTCGCGCGTGGCCTCCACCACCGGCCGGACCCGGTCGGAGGCGGGTACGTCGCCCACGGTCACCACGTCCACGTTGACCCCGTGGTCGTCCTCGACGCTCGCAGCCACCGCACGGAGCGCGCCGGCCAGGGACGTCTCGGCGGCCGGCGCCTCGTCGTAGAGCCAGGACCGCAGGTCCCGCTCCTGGGAGCGCGCCAGCCGGGCCACCGTCGCCGGCTGGTCGGCATTCTTCTGGATCAGCGCCAGGGTCTGCAGGACCGAGTCGTGCAGGTGGGCGGCGAGGTCGGCGCGCTCCTGGGTGCGCACCCGCTCGGCCCGCTCGTCCCCGAGGTCGCTGGCCAGGCGGTAGAGCCAGGGACCGACGACGATCGCCAGCCCGAGGACGCCCAGCAGCGCGGCCACCAGCGCGTTGCGCATGACCGGGAGCGACCCGCCCGTCTGCAGGGCGAAGATGGCGATCGCCGAGACGACCAGGAACGCGCCGGCGAGCAACCGCGACCAGGAGGCCCAGCCGCCGCGGCCCAGGACGAAGCGGAAGGGGTCGACCCGGGCGCTGCCGTCCCGCCAGCGCTCGCGCTGGGCCTCGTCGGCCTGTCGCCACAGCAGCGCGATGCCGGCCGCGCCCACGACGGCCGGCCCGAACAGGGCGCCGGGCCCGAGGACGGTCTGGATCGCGAGGACGACCCCGAGACCCAGCGTGCCCAGGGCGATCGCCGGGCCGGCGTCGCCCAGCCGTCGCAGCCGGCCACCGCGGCGCCGGCCGTCGCGGGTCGCGGCCTCCAGCCCGGGCGCCTCGGCACGGAACCGCTCGTCGCTCGGCAACACCAGCCACAGCGCGGCGTACAGCATCACACCGAGGCCCCCGAGGGCGCTGAGCACGACGAAGGCCACCCGCACCCACAGCGTCGGCAGCCCCAGGTGGTGGCCCAGCCCGGCCGCGACGCCGCCGAGGATCGACTCCTCGCCCGCGCGCGTGGCACGGCGGACGTCGGCGACCGGGGAGAGCGGGCTCATGATGCCGACCATCGTGGCACGCGGTATCCGCCACGAACCATGAGTGTCGTCCCCGATCCGACCCTGAGCGGAACCCCGGCCGACCGGTGAGGGATCAGAGTCGTCCCCGATGGCGCGGACCTCGCCGGGGGTACCACGCTGGAGCCATGAGCACGACACCATCGGGCGAGCAGCCCGCTCCGCCGGCCGACTCCGGCCCCCGCGTCTCCACGCAGGAGATGCGGGACCTGGCGCGGCTGCGGCGCACCGTCGGCCCGCAGCGCCGGGTCGCCGGGGTGGCCGGGGGGATCGCCCGGCACTTCGACATCGACCCGCTGCTGGTCCGGGTGGTCTTCGTGGTCACCTCGTTCTTCGGCGGCGCGGGCGTGCTGGCCTATCTGGGCTGCTGGCTGCTGGTGCCGGAGGAGACCGGCGAGTCGGTGATCCGCACCCAGGACCGCACCCGCTCTGTCGCGCTGCTCGTCCTGGGCGGCCTCGTGGGCCTCACGCTGGTCGGCAACTCCTTCGGTGGCACCGACGTCTGGCCGCTCGTCGTCATCGGCGGTGTCGTCGGGCTCGTCCTCTACCTGACCCAGCGGACCGAGCAGCGGCCCTACCAGCCGGGGACGTACGGCGCCCCGACGCCCACCGACCCCACCACGCAGCTGCCCGAGACCGAGTGGGCGGGCTACCCCGGCCAGGTCGGCTACCAGCCCCCGCTGCCGCCACCGCCGCCGGTCCCCCAGCCGGACCCCCGCAAGCGCGGCCCGCGACTCTTCTGGCCGGTCGTGCTGCTGATCGCCCTGGCCTGGGGGGTCCTCGGCCTGGTCGACGTCTCGGGGACGCCGATCCCGTTCGCGGCCTATCCGGCCCTCGGCATCGCCATCGTCGGCGCGGGACTGCTGCTCGGCTCCACGTGGGGTCGCGCCGGCGGCCTGATCGCCGTCGGCCTCCTGCTCCTCCCCGTGCTGGCGATCTCCAGCACGGTCTCACGGGTTGACGACCGCCCCACGGTCGTGACCCCGATGCCCGGGGACATCATCCCGCCGCGCTACTCCTACAACCTCGGCGACCACACCGTCGACCTGACGCAGGTCGACCCCGACGAGCTGGGCCGGCCCCTGCTGGTGGAGAGCGGAGCGGGACGGCTGCGGGTGATCGTCCCCGACGAGATCGATGTGAACGCGACCGGCCGCGTCGGCCTCGGCAGCGTGGAGGTCTTCGGGAGTCGCTCCGACGACCCGGGAGCCGTCGTACGCAACAGCGTCTCCGGACCGAGCGACACCGAGCTCGACCTGTCGGTGCAGCTCGGGGCCGGCGACGTCGAGATCATCCGAGAAGGAGCGCAGTGATGAGCGACCCGACCCAGGCCTACCTCGACCTCGACGAGACGCCCGTCGAGCCGCGCGGCGGCCGGCACGAGCTCAACGTCGCGCACCTGGTCATGGGCGTGGCGTTCACCGGGATCGCGCTGGTCTGGCTGGTCGGCGGCGTCGGGCTGCTGCCCGACGCGGACCTGCGCCTGCTGGTGCCGGTCCCCTTCCTGCTGGCCGGCGGCCTGGGGCTTCTCGGCATCGTGCTGTCCTCCCGCCGGCGCCGCCGGCGCGGGGACGACTGGAGCTGGTGACGGGCCCCTCGCCAACGGCTCCACAACGGGGGAAGGCCCGCCCCACCGATGCGGTGGGGCGGGCCTGACCGTCTGGCGGTGTCTCGGCTCAGCGCTCGGCGAGCCAGTCCTCCAGGGCCCTCACGGCGATGTCGGGGTTGTCGGAGAACAGCCCGTCAACGCCGGCATCGAGGAACGCCTTGGCCTCGGCGTACATGTCGCCGGGCGCGTTCGGGTCCGAGCCGATCCGGAAGTTGGTGGCCATGAACTGGTTCTCCCGGCGGAGCGTCCAGATGTGCACCAGCAGCCCGGCGTCGTGCGCGTTCTTCACCAGCGGGCTCGGCTCACCGGTGGCACCGGAGGCGTCGCGGGGCAGGACCAGGTCCTTGTGCACGCCCAGGCCGTCGGCGTACGTCGCGATCCACTTCATCCCCTCCGGCGTCATCAGGTCCGCATAGGTCCGCGGGTCGCCGGCGGCGACGAAGTCGTAGGGCGCGCCGACGTTGTTGACCAGCTGCGCGAGGTCGACGTCGATCACCTTGTTCAGCTCGACCAGGTTGGCGGTCTCGAAGGACTGGATGATCACCTCGTCGTCGGCGTCGTCGAGGTCGTACTTGCGCAGGCTGGCGACCAGCGGCTCCTCCAGGGAGAGGCCGATGGAGTCGAAGTACGTCGGATGCTTGGTCTCGGGGTAGACGCCGATCTCGCGGCCGTAGCGCTTGCTCAGCTGCTCGGACAGGCGGAGGACCTGCTCGAAGGTCGGCACCTTGTAGCGGCCGTCGTACCGCGTGTTCTGCGGGCGGACGCCGGGCAGCCGCTCCTCGGCGCGCAGCTTCTTCAGCTCCTTGTAGGTGAAGTCCTCGGTGAAGAAGCCGGTGACGGGCGCCCCGTCGATCATCTTCGTGGTCTTGCGGTCGGCGAACTCCGGGCGCTCCTCGACGTCGGTGGTCCCGGAGATCTCGTTCTCGTGGCGGGCGACCAGGACGCCGTCCTTGGTGGAGACCAGGTCGGGCTCGATGTAGTCCGCGCCCTGCTTCACGGCGAGCTTGTAGGCGGCCAGCGTGTGCTCCGGGACGTAGCCGGAGGCTCCACGGTGGCCGATGACGATCGGGTCGTCCCCGAGGTCCTGGGCCGTCGCGGTGCCCGCTGGAGCGAGGACGGCGACGACGGCGAGAGTGGCGGTGGCAGCGATGCGACGGGGGTTCATTTTCACACTCTCACCCGAACGCCCGGCTTTGACCAGACCCCCGGTGTTCGGTGAACGGTGCCTGACACGATGGGAAACATGACTGTGACGCTCGGCAGCCTCTCGACCGTCCCCGCCCTGGAGCGCCCCGACCTGCTGGCGGCCTCCGTGGCCGCCGCGCTCGCCGAATGGCCGCACGCCGCCGAGGTGGGGGTCGCCGAGATCGACCCCGAGCTCGCCGACACCGCCGCGTGCGCGGATGCCTACGACCTGCCGATGGAGTCCGGCGCCAACTGCGTGGTGATCTCCGGGCGCCGCGCCGGCGAGGAGCGGGTCGCCGCCTGCCTGGTCCGCGCCGACACCCGCGCCGACGTCAACGGCCTGGTGAAGCGGACCCTCGACGTGCGCAAGTGCTCCTTCCACCCGCTGGAGCGGGCGGTCGAGGAGACCGGGATGGAGTACGGCGGGATCACCCCGGTCGGGCTCCCCGCCACCTGGCGGCTGCTCGTCGACGCCGCCGTACCGTCGATCCCGGTCGCCGTCATCGGGTCCGGGTTACGGCGCTCGAAGCTGCTCGTCCCCACTCCCCTCCTCGGCGAGCTCCCCGGCGCGGAAGTCGTCGAG encodes:
- a CDS encoding LuxR C-terminal-related transcriptional regulator, whose amino-acid sequence is MSQSEPRGSIRVVLVDDHAMFRAGVRSEIGQAVDVVGEAADVDQAVAVIGEQRPDVVLLDVHLPGGGGAEVMRRVSGADTRYLALSVSDAAEDVIGTIRGGARGYVTKSITGAELVDAIGRVADGDAVFSPRLAGFVLDAFAGSIEVASVDEDLDRLSEREREVMRLIARGYAYKEVARELFISVKTVETHMSAVLRKLQLSSRHELTRWASDRRLL
- a CDS encoding ATP-binding protein, translated to MSPLSPVADVRRATRAGEESILGGVAAGLGHHLGLPTLWVRVAFVVLSALGGLGVMLYAALWLVLPSDERFRAEAPGLEAATRDGRRRGGRLRRLGDAGPAIALGTLGLGVVLAIQTVLGPGALFGPAVVGAAGIALLWRQADEAQRERWRDGSARVDPFRFVLGRGGWASWSRLLAGAFLVVSAIAIFALQTGGSLPVMRNALVAALLGVLGLAIVVGPWLYRLASDLGDERAERVRTQERADLAAHLHDSVLQTLALIQKNADQPATVARLARSQERDLRSWLYDEAPAAETSLAGALRAVAASVEDDHGVNVDVVTVGDVPASDRVRPVVEATREAIVNAAKHAGVARVDVYAEATPRLVEVFVRDRGRGFDPASVAEDRQGVRGSIVDRMDRHGGSAQVRSTPGEGTEVRVSLPLEEE
- a CDS encoding PspC domain-containing protein; translated protein: MSTTPSGEQPAPPADSGPRVSTQEMRDLARLRRTVGPQRRVAGVAGGIARHFDIDPLLVRVVFVVTSFFGGAGVLAYLGCWLLVPEETGESVIRTQDRTRSVALLVLGGLVGLTLVGNSFGGTDVWPLVVIGGVVGLVLYLTQRTEQRPYQPGTYGAPTPTDPTTQLPETEWAGYPGQVGYQPPLPPPPPVPQPDPRKRGPRLFWPVVLLIALAWGVLGLVDVSGTPIPFAAYPALGIAIVGAGLLLGSTWGRAGGLIAVGLLLLPVLAISSTVSRVDDRPTVVTPMPGDIIPPRYSYNLGDHTVDLTQVDPDELGRPLLVESGAGRLRVIVPDEIDVNATGRVGLGSVEVFGSRSDDPGAVVRNSVSGPSDTELDLSVQLGAGDVEIIREGAQ
- a CDS encoding glycerophosphodiester phosphodiesterase — its product is MNPRRIAATATLAVVAVLAPAGTATAQDLGDDPIVIGHRGASGYVPEHTLAAYKLAVKQGADYIEPDLVSTKDGVLVARHENEISGTTDVEERPEFADRKTTKMIDGAPVTGFFTEDFTYKELKKLRAEERLPGVRPQNTRYDGRYKVPTFEQVLRLSEQLSKRYGREIGVYPETKHPTYFDSIGLSLEEPLVASLRKYDLDDADDEVIIQSFETANLVELNKVIDVDLAQLVNNVGAPYDFVAAGDPRTYADLMTPEGMKWIATYADGLGVHKDLVLPRDASGATGEPSPLVKNAHDAGLLVHIWTLRRENQFMATNFRIGSDPNAPGDMYAEAKAFLDAGVDGLFSDNPDIAVRALEDWLAER
- a CDS encoding YbaK/EbsC family protein; this translates as MGNMTVTLGSLSTVPALERPDLLAASVAAALAEWPHAAEVGVAEIDPELADTAACADAYDLPMESGANCVVISGRRAGEERVAACLVRADTRADVNGLVKRTLDVRKCSFHPLERAVEETGMEYGGITPVGLPATWRLLVDAAVPSIPVAVIGSGLRRSKLLVPTPLLGELPGAEVVEGLAR